A genomic window from Nicotiana sylvestris chromosome 11, ASM39365v2, whole genome shotgun sequence includes:
- the LOC138880960 gene encoding uncharacterized protein translates to MRNSREPPKSSSPKRAVNVISGGKEVNGVTYTTAKKVSKITVTHGKQVRHVLKEYSMTFDGEDADGVLILHNNALVISLLIYDTNIKRVWIDPGSSINIILLRVVNEMQADVKLVPKARTLSGFDNSSVVTKGEIILTTFVEGVFKDTKFQGIRQIRSDQQASRSINSVADSSIQNDVVDVK, encoded by the exons ATGAGGAATAGTCGGGAGCCACCAAAATCTTCGTCACCAAAAAGAGCAGTTAATGTCATAAGTGGAGGGAAGGAGGTCAATGGCGTGACATATACGACTGCAAAGAAGGTGTCAAAAATCACAGTCACCCACGGGAAGCAAGTCCGCCATGTTTTGAAAGAATACAGTATGACATTTGATGGTGAAGATGCAGATGGTGTGTTGATCCTACATAataatgcactggtaatatctttacttataTATGATACTAATATAAAACGAGTTtggattgatccaggtagctctatAAATATCATTCTTTTAAGAGTGGTAAACGAGATGCAAGCTGATGTCAAATTGGTACCCAAAGCACGTACCttatctggatttgacaattcaAGTGTTGTCACAAAAGGGGAGATAATACTCACTACATTCGTAGAAGGAGTATTCAAAGATAcgaaatttcaa GGAATTAGGCAAATCCGTAGTGATCAGCAGGCTTCTAGAAGTATCAATTCAGTGGCAGATTCAAGCATACAAAATGACGTTGTAGATGTGAAATAG